The following proteins are encoded in a genomic region of Palaemon carinicauda isolate YSFRI2023 chromosome 19, ASM3689809v2, whole genome shotgun sequence:
- the LOC137659044 gene encoding uncharacterized protein encodes MCSLSDIKGRWKQYFERLLIEENPRSIIVDENPNLGIVIDIDREEIKVALSKRKNGKATGRDESPAEVWKCLEEFGVNMLWDLMKKIHRKEKMHRMWRNNFLIPIFKEKWDVQNCNNYRAIKLLPHPMKLWYRIIEHRISEETKIGEEQFGLMSTRSTTDAMLAPRKLMEKYRKGQKELYIVFID; translated from the coding sequence ATGTGTAGCTTAAGTGATATAAAAGGAAGGTGGAAGCAGTATTTTGAGAGATTGCTAATTGAAGAAAATCCAAGATCTATAATTGTAGATGAAAATCCAAATCTAGGAATagtaatagatatagatagagaagaaattaaggttgccctcagcaagagaaaaaatggaaaagctacgggACGAGATGAGAGCCCAGCGGAAGTCTGGAAATGTTTGGAGGAATTTGGAGTGAatatgctgtgggatctgatgaaaaagatacatCGGAAAGAAAAGATGCACAGAATGTGGAGGAATAactttttaatacccatattcaaagaaaagtgggatgtacaaaattgtaataattatagggcaatcaaactcctcccacatcCTATGAAGCTTTGGTATAGGATTATAGAGCATAGGATAAGTGAAGAGACCAAGATTGGTGAAGAACAGTTTGGATTGATGTCAACCAGAAGCACGACGGATGCTATGCTTGCACCAAGGAAGTtaatggaaaaatatagaaaaggccaaaaggaattatatatagtatttattgactaa